One Deltaproteobacteria bacterium DNA segment encodes these proteins:
- a CDS encoding class I SAM-dependent methyltransferase, producing the protein MAKITDPWDHHDWDSRDYVRDWAERQDGGKPHREPAFAVLAETMPFEKNASIKFLDIGSGYGALAAYLLTQFPNAQAVCHDGSAEMLALGREHLARFAGRVQFIQSDLSQPGWSKTLQGPFDAVVSSIAIHNVREYETIRSIYAEAFIALNAGGCFLNLDRMRPSVGEQLQWLRDGGYATVKSFWDAGKRAIVGGFKR; encoded by the coding sequence ATGGCGAAAATTACCGATCCGTGGGACCATCACGATTGGGATTCGCGCGATTACGTGCGCGATTGGGCGGAGCGCCAAGACGGTGGCAAGCCGCACCGCGAACCGGCCTTCGCCGTGCTCGCGGAAACCATGCCGTTCGAGAAAAACGCCTCGATCAAGTTTCTCGATATCGGCTCGGGCTACGGCGCGCTGGCGGCGTATCTGTTGACTCAGTTTCCCAATGCCCAAGCGGTTTGTCATGACGGCTCGGCGGAGATGTTGGCGCTCGGGCGCGAGCACTTGGCTCGGTTTGCCGGCCGGGTGCAGTTCATCCAAAGCGACTTGAGCCAGCCCGGTTGGAGTAAGACGCTTCAGGGTCCGTTCGATGCCGTGGTGTCATCCATCGCGATTCACAACGTGCGCGAGTACGAAACCATTCGCTCGATCTACGCGGAGGCTTTCATCGCACTCAACGCCGGCGGCTGCTTTCTCAACCTCGACCGCATGCGGCCGTCGGTGGGAGAGCAGCTGCAGTGGCTACGCGACGGCGGCTACGC